One Brassica napus cultivar Da-Ae chromosome A1, Da-Ae, whole genome shotgun sequence genomic region harbors:
- the LOC106446980 gene encoding histone-lysine N-methyltransferase ATXR3-like isoform X2: MSDGGVATCMPLLNIMDKLPEKTLCGGNIDTKVPENGHTSISTSDKLPESQPAKPSASQPPKKKKIVKVIRKVVRRKPKQPQKQAEEQPKDQVVQLSGESQVLKKEQDKKSELLQGKGGESSNKEENGGDSGFKDEVEEGELGTLNSHGDLETGEISPVKSLRNNEIEKGEISGDCSNLQYDKSYVERRDLPADKYRKEEREIRSWRDPGNEIEKGEFIPDRWHKMDTVKDDHSYNRSRRNGVDREKTWKYDYDYEHERTPPGGRFLNEDTYRRREFRSGNDRATRVSSKIVIEESLHKNEYNDPNNLGKEYSSTVNKLKRHGAEPDSFERKHLYADNGDYGSSKYRKLSDDCSRSLHPDHYSRNSVERDYRDSYSSKHSSLEKYPKKHQDSYFPARAVSDRHGHSPARSDLSPHDRSRYHGHRDRSSHNRERSPYARERSPYIFEKPSHARKRSPHDRSHHHDYRRSPSYSEWSGDRRDGTSKYMEDPQSDRTRRNGHRDISRKSGVRERRDSQTGMELENKQRHRDSNGKESSPSRKELQGKNILNNNNPVAEKNSVCDSSKIPSACAKGKESVLVGEATTEELPSMEVDMDICDTPPHEEPMAADSSLGEWFYLDYYGTEHGPAKLSELKALVEQGILFSDHMIKHSDNNRWVTIENATSPVVNINIPSIVSDAVTRLVNPPEAPGNLLEDIADAVKAVHMEQGAEDSLPESLSIPDSNDTVVGHHEDFQFDNRIASLLDGYTIIPGRELETLGEAVQIKVELEETRRFVSSEDIIWCYYQVVNQLLLNEESWERSEPKAMAIEESKSENVDCSESDEIGSWFSGRWSCTGGDWIRHDEAFQDRDYKKKMVLNDGFPLCLMQKSGYEDPRWHHKDDLYNPRSRSRLELPLWAFSGVDERNQARGVKASVLSVVRLNSLVVNDQVPSVPDPLVKVRGGEKFSSRHARPSPASSDSKRESVESISQSSACGSQDMQGFWRTDASVSTPGDRLFTVDDLQLHLGDWFYMDGSGQEQGPLPFSELQILVAKGLIKRHTSVFRKSDKIWVPVTSITKTSEISGKGKAPVLPSDCQSLDVSESQDFKHSEMDTSLSSFHAMHPQFLGYFRGKLHQLVMKTYKTREFSAAINDVLDSWIHARQPKKETGKYMHPYSEFDSSSYTKRVRLMAGESGDHSEVKDAQIFQKDESTFEDLCGDATFHVEGSGSSGSVGMYWDLLDGHVLARVFHLLRYDVKSLAFASMTCRHWKAIVSSYKDISRQVDLSSLGPNCTDSRLWSIMNTYNTEKIDSIILVGCTNVTSSMLEEILRLFPHISSIDITGCSQFGNLTLKYRKVSWLKCQHPGPGDLHSRSRSLKQTNVNKSMELGGDTDDFGNLKDYFDRVEKRDSANQLFRRSLYKRSKLYDARKSSAILSRDARIRRWAIKKSEHGYKRVEEFLSSSLRGIMKQNTFDFFDLKVAHIEEKMKNGYYVSHGLKSVKEDISRMCREAIKERNRGDSKEMNRIIILFIQLATRLEEVSMATSSYRRDELMKSWQDGSGLSSASKYNKKLSKSVTEKKYMSRTSDTFGVNGALDYGEYASDREIKRRLSKLNRKSFGSGSETSSALSDNDNYSSASESESDIRSEGRSQDSRVEKYFTADESFDSVTEEREWGARMTKASLVPPVTRKYELIEEYTIVADEEEVQRKMRVSLPEDYDEKLNAQRNGIEELDMELPEVKEYKPRKLLGNEVLEQEVYGIDPYTHNLLLDSMPGELDWSLQDKHSFIEDVVLRALNRKVRFLTGSGNTPMVFPLRPVIEELKENAREECDIQTMKMCQGVLKAIESRSGDNYVSYRKGLGVVCNKQGGFVEDDFVVEFLGEVYPVWKWFEKQDGIRSLQENKTDPAPEFYNIYLERPKGDADGYDLVVVDAMHKANYASRICHSCRPNCEAKVTAVDGHYQIGIYSVRPIEYGEEITFDYNSVTESKEEYEASVCLCGSQVCRGSYLNLTGEGAFQKVLKEWHGLLDRHRLMLEACILNSVSEEDYLELGRAGLGSCMLGGLPDWVIAYSAHLKVSSA; the protein is encoded by the exons ATGAGCGATGGGGGTGTCGCCACATGCATGCCTCTACTGAATATCATGGACAAGCTTCCAGAGAAGACGCTTTGTGGAGGCAACATTGATACCAAGGTTCCCGAGAATGGTCACACTTCAATCTCAACTAGTGATAAGCTTCCGGAGTCCCAGCCAGCTAAACCCTCAGCGTCTCAGCCacctaagaagaagaaaattgtTAAGGTTATTCGTAAAGTTGTCAGGAGGAAGCCCAAGCAGCCTCAGAAACAAGCAGAAGAGCAGCCGAAAGATCAGGTAGTGCAACTTTCTGGAGAATCACAGGTCCTGAAGAAAGAGCAGGATAAAAAGAGTGAACTTTTGCAAGGAAAAGGAGGAGAAAGTAGCAATAAAGAAGAAAACGGTGGAGATTCTGGGTTTAAGGATGAAGTGGAAGAGGGTGAATTAGGTACATTAAATTCTCATGGGGATTTGGAGACCGGTGAGATTTCTCCAGTGAAGTCACTGCGGAATAATGAGATTGAAAAAGGGGAGATTTCTGGGGATTGCAGTAACCTGCAATATGATAAATCTTATGTGGAGAGAAGGGATTTACCCGCAGATAAGTACaggaaagaagagagagaaatcaGATCATGGAGAGATCCCGGTAATGAAATTGAGAAGGGGGAGTTCATTCCAGACAGATGGCATAAGATGGATACGGTAAAGGATGATCATAGTTACAACAGATCTCGTAGGAATGGAGTTGACAGAGAGAAAACGTGGAAATATGATTATGACTATGAACATGAACGCACCCCGCCCGGCGGGAGGTTTTTGAATGAGGATACCTATCGCCGGAGAGAGTTCAGAAGTGGGAATGACAGAGCTACGAGAGTCAGTTCTAAAATTGTAATAGAGGAAAGCTTACATAAGAACGAATACAACGATCCCAATAATCTTGGGAAAGAGTACTCTTCTACTGTGAACAAACTGAAGCGACATGGAGCTGAACCGGATAGTTTTGAGCGCAAACATCTTTATGCGGATAATGGGGACTATGGGAGCTCCAAATATAGAAAACTTTCTGATGATTGTTCCCGCTCTCTTCACCCAGACCACTATTCACGGAACTCTGTTGAGAGAGACTACAGAGATTCCTATTCATCAAAACACTCATCTCTGGAAAAGTATCCTAAAAAGCATCAAGACTCATATTTCCCTGCCAGGGCTGTTTCAGACAGACATGGACACAGCCCTGCACGATCTGATCTGTCCCCACATGACCGGTCTAGGTACCATGGCCACAGGGATAGAAGTTCCCACAATCGGGAAAGGTCGCCATATGCCCGGGAGAGATCGCCATATATCTTTGAGAAGCCTTCACATGCTCGTAAAAGGTCTCCACATGACCGCAGCCATCACCATGATTATAGAAGAAGTCCAAGTTACTCTGAATGGTCCGGTGATCGCCGCGACGGAACTTCTAAATATATGGAAGATCCCCAGAGCGATCGTACCAGACGTAATGGCCATAGAGATATAAGCAGAAAGAGTGGAGTTAGGGAGAGGAGGGATTCTCAGACTGGTATGGAGCTTGAGAATAAGCAAAGGCATAGGGATTCTAATGGAAAAGAGTCGTCTCCATCAAGAAAAGAATTGCAAGGTAAAAACATTTTGAATAACAATAATCCGGTGGCTGAGAAAAATTCTGTATGTGATTCTTCCAAGATTCCAAGTGCGTGTGCAAAGGGAAAAGAGTCTGTGCTAGTTGGTGAAGCAACTACCGAAGAGTTGCCATCGATGGAGGTAGATATGGACATTTGTGATACACCACCTCACGAGGAGCCTATGGCGGCAGATTCATCCTTGGGGGAGTGGTTTTATCTTGATTACTATGGCACTGAACATGGGCCTGCAAAGTTATCCGAGCTTAAAGCTCTTGTGGAGCAAGGCATTCTTTTCTCTGACCATATGATTAAACATTCAGATAATAATAGGTGGGTCACTATTGAAAATGCAACATCTCCTGTGGTCAACATAAATATTCCATCAATCGTGTCAGATGCTGTGACACGGCTCGTGAATCCTCCTGAAGCGCCTGGTAATTTATTAGAAGATATTGCAGATGCTGTCAAAGCAGTTCATATGGAGCAAGGAGCTGAAGATTCCTTGCCTGAATCATTGTCCATACCAGATAGTAATGATACTGTAGTGGGCCATCATGAAGATTTCCAGTTTGATAACAGGATCGCGAGTCTCTTGGATGGCTATACTATCATCCCTGGCAGGGAACTTGAAACACTTGGAG AAGCTGTGCAGATTAAAGTTGAGCTTGAAGAGACGAGAAGGTTTGTGAGTTCTGAAG ATATCATCTGGTGCTACTATCAAGTGGTAAATCAGTTGCTATTAAATGAGGAGTCGTGGGAACGTTCAGAGCCCAAGGCAATGGCCATCGAAGAATCGAAGTCAGAAAATGTTGATTGTTCTGAGAGCGATGAGATAGGCAGCTGGTTTTCAGGTCGTTGGTCTTGCACAGGCGGGGACTGGATAAGACACGATGAAGCTTTTCAAGATAGagattacaaaaagaaaatggtTCTGAATGATGGTTTCCCATTATGCCTGATGCAGAAGTCTGGGTATGAGGATCCTCGCTGGCATCACAAGGATGATTTGTATAATCCTCGCAGCCGCTCTAGGCTGGAACTTCCCCTGTGGGCTTTTTCTGGTGTAGATGAGAGAAATCAGGCGAGGGGAGTAAAAGCTAGTGTGCTGTCTGTAGTTAGGCTTAACTCATTAGTCGTTAATGATCAAGTTCCATCAGTTCCTGATCCCCTTGTAAAAGTTCGTGGTGGGGAAAAGTTCTCTTCAAGGCATGCTCGTCCATCCCCTGCATCTAGTGATTCCAAGAGGGAATCCGTCGAAAGTATTTCTCAGTCATCAGCTTGCGGTAGTCAAGATATGCAGGGATTTTGGAGAACTGACGCATCTGTTAGCACCCCTGGGGATCGTCTGTTTACAGTCGATGATTTGCAATTGCATTTGGGTGATTGGTTCTACATGGATGGTTCTGGGCAAGAACAAGGACCTTTGCCATTTTCGGAGCTCCAGATATTGGTTGCTAAAGGTTTAATAAAGCGCCACACTAGTGTCTTCAGGAAATCTGACAAAATTTGGGTACCTGTTACTTCTATCACAAAAACTTCTGAAATCAGTGGCAAGGGGAAAGCCCCAGTTCTGCCTTCAGATTGTCAAAGCCTTGATGTCTCAGAGTCGCAGGATTTCAAGCATTCTGAAATGGACACAAGTCTAAGCTCGTTCCATGCTATGCATCCTCAGTTTCTTGGTTATTTCCGTGGGAAACTCCATCAATTGGTTATGAAAACATACAAGACTCGGGAATTTTCTGCTGCCATAAACGATGTCTTAGACTCTTGGATTCATGCAAGACAGCCAAAGAAAGAGACTGGCAAGTACATGCACCCATATTCAG AATTTGATTCATCATCATATACGAAAAGAGTTCGATTGATGGCTGGTGAAAGTGGAGACCATTCTGAAGTGAAAGATGCACAAATATTTCAGAAGGATGAGTCGACATTTGAGGATTTATGTGGGGACGCTACTTTCCATGTTGAAGGAAGTGGATCTTCTGGCAGCGTGGGGATGTACTGGGATTTGTTAGATGGTCACGTGTTAGCACGGGTGTTTCATTTGCTGAGATATGATGTAAAATCACTTGCATTTGCGTCCATGACTTGTAGACACTGGAAGGCCATTGTTAGTTCATACAAGGATATTTCAAGACAAGTTGACTTATCTTCTTTGGGTCCCAACTGCACAGATTCTAGGCTCTGGAGTATCATG AACACTTACAACACGGAGAAGATTGATTCTATTATTCTGGTTGGTTGTACAAACGTGACTTCCAGCATGCTTGAGGAAATTCTTCGTTTATTTCCCCATATATCTTCTATAGACATCACAGGCTGCTCCCAGTTTGGAAATTTGACTTTGAAATATAGAAAAGTAAGTTGGCTCAAATGCCAGCATCCTGGACCAGGTGACTTGCATTCCAGGTCAAGGAGTTTGAAACAGACTAATGTTAATAAGTCTATGGAATTAGGAGGAGATACAGATGATTTTGGTAACCTTAAGGATTACTTTGATCGAGTGGAAAAGCGAGACTCAGCCAATCAGTTATTCCGAAGAAGCTTATACAAACGCTCAAAATTGTATGATGCACGGAAATCATCGGCAATTCTATCCAGGGATGCTCGTATCAGGCGATGGGCGATTAAGAAGTCAGAACACGGGTATAAGAGAGTGGAGGAATTCCTTTCTTCAAGCCTTAGGGGCATCATGAAGCAGAATACTTTTGACTTCTTTGATTTAAAG GTTGCTcatatagaggaaaaaatgaaaaacggTTACTACGTTAGTCATGGTTTGAAATCTGTCAAGGAGGATATCAGCCGGATGTGCAGGGAAGCAATTAA AGAGAGGAATCGGGGAGACTCCAAAGAGATGAACCGAATCATCATACTGTTTATCCAACTTGCCACACGTTTAGAAGAGGTCTCTATGGCTACTTCTTCATATAGAAGAGATGAATTGATGAAGTCGTGGCAAGATGGCTCAGGGTTGTCATCAGCCTCTAAGTACAACAAGAAGTTGAGCAAATCTGTAACTGAAAAGAAGTACATGAGCAGGACGAGTGACACATTTGGTGTAAATGGTGCGCTGGACTACGGAGAATATGCATCTGACCGCGAAATCAAAAGGCGTTTGTCTAAACTGAATCGTAAATCATTTGGTTCGGGAAGTGAAACATCTTCCGCGCTATCTGACAATGACAATTACAGCTCAGCTTCAGAAAGCGAATCGGATATCCGTTCAGAAGGTCGATCACAGGACTCACgtgttgaaaaatattttacagcAGACGAATCCTTTGATTCTGTGACCGAAGAGCGTGAATGGGGTGCACGTATGACCAAAGCTAGTCTTGTGCCACCAGTCACAAGGAAATATGAACTGATTGAAGAGTACACGATTGTCGCTGACGAGGAGGAGGTACAACGAAAGATGCGGGTTTCTTTGCCAGAGGACTATGATGAGAAGCTGAATGCACAACGAAATGGCATTGAAGAGTTAGATATGGAGCTTCCTGAAGTCAAGGAGTATAAACCAAGAAAGCTTCTTGGCAACGAGGTTTTAGAGCAAGAGGTTTATGGAATCGATCCTTACACCCATAACCTCTTACTTGATTCAATGCCCGGAGAATTGGACTGGTCACTGCAGGATAAACATTCATTTATAGAAGATGTAGTCTTACGTGCCCTGAACAGGAAAGTCAGGTTTCTCACTGGATCTGGAAACACCCCCATGGTATTCCCTTTAAGACCTGTGATTGAAGAGCTCAAAGAGAATGCTCGTGAAGAGTGTGATATACAAACAATGAAAATGTGTCAAGGCGTCTTAAAGGCTATAGAAAGTCGTTCTGGTGATAATTATGTGTCTTATCGGAAG GGCCTCGGTGTTGTTTGCAACAAACAAGGTGGTTTTGTGGAAGACGATTTTGTTGTTGAATTTCTTGGAGAG GTTTATCCTGTTTGGAAGTGGTTTGAGAAGcaagatggaattcgttccttGCAGGAAAACAAAACTGATCCTGCACCAGAGTTTTACAATATCTATCTTGAGAGACCGAAG GGTGACGCTGATGGATATGATTTAGTTGTTGTTGATGCCATGCACAAGGCTAATTATGCGAGTCGAATTTGTCATTCTTGCCGACCTAACTGTGAAGCTAA GGTTACTGCGGTGGATGGACACTACCAGATTGGCATCTATTCAGTACGTCCGATTGAATACGGCGAGGAGATAACTTTTGATTATAATTCTGTAACTGAG AGTAAGGAAGAATATGAAGCTTCTGTCTGCTTGTGTGGTAGCCAAGTATGCCGAGGCAGCTACTTGAATCTCACTGGTGAAGGTGCATTTCAGAAG GTGTTGAAGGAATGGCATGGTCTGCTGGATCGACATAGACTGATGCTAGAAGCTTGTATACTGAATTCAGTTTCAGAAGAAGATTATCTTGAGTTGGGAAGAGCTGGACTGGGAAGTTGTATGCTTGGTGGGCTGCCAGATTGGGTGATTGCGTATTCTGCTCATCTG AAAGTTTCTTCTGCATAA